The following are encoded in a window of Bacillota bacterium genomic DNA:
- a CDS encoding 3D domain-containing protein, producing PAVPFGTRVWIPGYGPGVVVDRGGAVRGLHLDVYLADLAEARSWGVRVLRVRFYGLDPGVLAELGGG from the coding sequence CCCCGCGGTGCCGTTCGGCACGCGGGTGTGGATTCCGGGCTACGGCCCCGGGGTGGTGGTGGACCGCGGCGGGGCGGTGAGAGGGCTCCACCTTGACGTCTACCTCGCCGACCTGGCGGAGGCCAGGTCGTGGGGGGTGCGGGTCTTGCGCGTGAGATTTTACGGCCTGGACCCGGGCGTGCTAGCAGAGTTAGGAGGTGGGTGA